Genomic DNA from Clostridium sp. BJN0013:
GATTTTTCTTTTATAAAAGTATAGATACCGAAACAAATCAATATAATCCCACCTATGATACGAAAATATAATCCGTGCAGGAGAATAAATTTTTCCACCACTATGAAACTTAAGGAAGCCAGTGATGCATAGATAGTATCTGCCAGGGCTGAACCTAATCCTGATACCAAACCATAGGTATTTCCAAGGGCTATAGTATTTTTAAGACATATGGCCCCAATAGGACCTGTAGGCATTCCGGTTATTAAACCTATAAGTATTCCTCTAAACAAGTTAAGTAACATATAAATTTCCTGCTTTCATTATTAATTTATTGTTATGTAATTATTTTATATTTAATATGATACATCTTCAATAACTATATGTATTTTAAAAGTGTTGACTTAAAAAAATATAAGTAGTAAAATGATTCATAAATAAAATATTCGGATAGAAAATATTCGGATAGAAAATATTTTTAAATTTAAAGTAGGTGAATCCATGACAGAAGGGAATAAAGGTATTTTAATAGTGGCAAAAATGAAGTCAATTCTATTTTCTTTTAAAAAAAATATGTCAAATAAGTTTAATCCTTTCAATCTTACAGGAACGCAGGGGATGCTTATTGGCATATTACATAGACATGGACAGATGAAAATAAGTGACTTGAGTGAAAAGATGGGATTGTCTAATAGTACTGTGTCAGGAATTGTAGATAGACTAGAAAAACAGGGATTAGTTAAGAGAATTAGAAGCAAGACAGATAGGAGGGTAGTATATATAAGTGTAACTGAAAAATTTAAAAAAAGCTTTCACCATAATTTTTGTGAAATTGAGAAGAAATTTGAAGATATCATAGATGGAGTTCCATCTCATGAAATTGATAAAATACTTGAGGGATTGAATTTGTTAGAAAAATTGATCAATGAAAAGAAATAATTTTAAACCTATATTATTGAATGAGGAGAGTAAATCTAATAATGATAAAATTAATAAAATACTTAAAACCATTTGTTGCAATGATTATTATGGCCGTAGTACTTTTGTTTGTGCAGGCTATGTGCGATTTGGCTCTTCCAGATTACACTTCTAATATTGTAAATAAGGGTATACAACAAGGGGGTATTTTAGATGCAGTTCCCCAAGCAATAAGACAAAGTGAAATGAATAAAACACAATTGCTCATGAATGAAGAAGATAAAGAGGAGGTTTTTAAAAGCTATAAATTTATTGATAAGTCCAGTAAAGATTATGAAGAGTATTTAAAGGAGTATCCTAATCTTAAAAATGAACCTATTTTTGTAATTAAAGATATAAAAAAGAGTGAAAGAGAAAAACTGAATAACATAATGGGCAGGGCAATACTTAGAGTTTCCAGTATTGAAAAGATTAAATCCAATAGTGAAAATGGAATAATATCCTTTAATGGATTTAAAGTGCCTGTGGATACAGATTTGTTCGCAGTAATTTCCTCCATGCCATATAATCAGCGTGAAGAAATAATTAAAGGCATAGATGATAAAATCTCAAATTTAGATGAAAGCATGATAACTCAATCTGCTGTTTCAAAAGTTAAGGCTGAGTATAAGGCTCTGGGGATGAATACGGATAAGATGCAGAATAGATATATCATAAATACGGGAATGATTATGCTTCTTATATCATTATTAGGTGGTGTATGCACCATAATAGTGGGATTTTTAGCGTCTAAAACAGCGGCAGGACTTGCAAGGAATCTCCGTAAAAATATATTTGAAAAAGTGGAGAAATTCTCAAATAAAGAGTTTGATGATTTTTCAACAGCTTCCCTTATAACAAGGAGTACTAATGATATAACGCAGATACAAATGCTTATGGTAATTATGATAAGAATGGTATTTTATGCGCCTATTATGGGAATTGGGGGTGTAATAAGAGCTATCCAAAAAAGTAGTTCTATGTCATGGATTATTGCAGTGGCAGTTATAGTACTTTTAGGGTTGATTTTTATAATATTTGCAGTGGCTTTTCCTAAATTTAAGATTATACAAAAACTCATTGACAGACTTAACCTTGTAACCCGTGAAAGTCTTTCAGGAATGATGGTAATAAGAGCTTTTAATACTCAAGATTTTCAAGAAGAACGTTTTGATAGGGCAAATAAGGATGTTACCAATACAAATCTATTTGTAAATCGTGTAATGGCCTGTATGATGCCTGTTATGATGCTTATTATGAACGGGATAACGTTGATTATTGTGTGGATAGGTTCTCACGAAGTGGCAAATGCAAGTATGCAAGTGGGAGATATGATGGCCTTTATGCAATATGCAATGCAGATAATCATGGCATTTTTAATGCTTGCAGTGATGTTTATTCTCATACCTAGAGCCTCTGTTTCAGCACAACGTATTGATGAGGTTTTTAGGAAGGAAATCTTAATTTCAGATCCCAAAATACCTAAGCATTTTGATGATAGCGTGAAAGGTGTGGTGGAATTTAAGAATGTATCTTTTAGATATCCGGGAGCTGAAGAGGACATACTTAAAAATATTAGTTTTAAAGCATTGCCGGGCAAAACTACTGCATTTATAGGCTCTACGGGTTCAGGTAAAACTACTCTTATAAACTTAATTATGCGTTTTTATGATATAAAAGAAGGAGAGGTTTTCGTAAATGGTATAAATGTAAAAGAGGTGTCACAGCAAGAGCTTCGTAATAAAATTGGATATGTACCTCAAAAGAGTTATTTATTTAGTGGTACAATTGAATCCAATCTTAAATATGCAAATAAGAATGCAGCGGAAAAAGATATTAAAAATGCCGCAGAAGTTGCTCAAGCCCTGGAATTTATAAATACTAAACCAGAAGGATTTAAAACTGAAATTTCCCAGGGAGGTTCAAATGTGTCTGGAGGTCAGAAACAGAGATTATCCATTGCCCGTGCACTCTTAAAGAAACCTGAAATTTATTTGTTTGACGACAGTTTCTCAGCTCTTGATTTTAAAACAGATGCTGCACTTAGAAAAGCACTAGAAAAAGAGACTGCATCATGTACATTTCTTATTGTGGCACAACGTGTTTCAACAATTATGGATGCAGATGAAATAATAGTTCTTGATAACGGCAGTATAGTAGGAATGGGTACTCATAAAGAGCTTATGAAAAATTGTGATGTGTATAAAGAAATTGCATTATCACAGCTTTCAAAGGAGGAATTGGCATGAGTAAAAAGGGTAGAAAACATGCAAAGGGTCCTGGAGGAATGATTCAGGGAGGAGAAAAAGCAAATAATTTTAAAGGTACAATGAAAAATCTTATAAGATATATGAATGAATATAAAGTTTCTGTGATTGTTGTGGTTATATTTGCAGCAGTTAGTGCATCTTTTTCTATAATAGGCCCTAAAATGTTAGGTAATGCTACAACAAAGTTATTTGAAGGAATTATGAATAAACTTTCAGGTAGTGGAACAGGAGTGGATTTTAATTATATAGGGAAAATAATAGTTATACTTGGGGCATTATATTTGATAAGTTCATTATTTGCCTATATTCAGGGATGGATAATGTCTGGAGTTTCTATGAAGGTAAGTTATAAAATGAGAAAGGAAATTTCTCAAAAAATAAATAAATTGCCCCTTAAATATTTTGATGGTACAAATCAGGGAGAAGTGCTATCTCGTGTTACCAATGACGTGGATACCTTAAGTCAAACACTTAACCAGAGTCTTACACAGATTATCACATCCGTTACCACTGTAATTGGTGTATTTATTATGATGCTTAGTATAAGTGTTCTCATGACTGTAGTAGCCCTTTGTATAATTCCCTTATCAATGATAATTATGATGTTTATAATAAAGTATTCTCAAAAATACTTTAAGGAGCAGCAAGATTATCTGGGACATGTAAATGGACATGTAGAGGAAATGTATGGTGGACATATAGTTATGAAGGCTTTTAATGGAGAAAAAGACAGCATTGAAAAATTTGATAAACTTAACAATACTCTTTATAAATCTGCATGGAAATCTCAATTTTTAACTAGTATAGTAATGCCTGTAATGAATTTTGTAAGTAATCTGGGGTATGTAGGTGTATGTGTTTTAGGAGGATGGCTTGCAATAAAGAAGACCATTGAGGTAGGTGATATTCAGGCTTTTATACAGTATGTAAGATCATTTACCCAGCCTATTACTCAAATTGCCAATATATCCAATATACTTCAACAGACAGCTGCTTCAGCAGAGCGTGTATTTGAGTTTTTGGAAGAGGAAGAAGAAGTTTCGGAGGTCCAAAATCCTGTAAAAATTGAAGATGTTGCAGGTAGTGTTGAATTTAAAAATGTTCAATTTGCATATAATTCTGATAAAATTGTAATCAATGATTTCTCAGCTAGAATAAATCCAGGACGGAAAGTAGCAATTGTAGGCCCTACAGGCGCTGGTAAGACCACTATAGTAAAACTTCTAATGCGTTTTTATGATGTGAATAAAGGTGCTATACTGGTAGATGGACATGATATAAGAGAATATACAAGAAGGGATCTTAGGTCTATGTTTGGAATGGTACTTCAGGATACTTGGCTTTATAATGGAAGTATAATGGAAAATATAAGATATGGAAAACTCCAGGCCAAAGATGAAGAAGTAAAAGCTGCAGCAAAAGCAGCATATGTAGATGGCTTTGTGCATACTCTTCCTGGAGGATATGATATGATTCTTAATGAAGAAACTTCAAATATATCTCAGGGACAAAAACAACTTTTAACTATTGCAAGAGCAATACTTTCAGATCCTAAAATTCTTATTTTAGATGAAGCAACCAGCTCTGTGGATACTCGTACGGAAGTAAGAATAAAAAAGGCTATGAGAAATCTTATGAAAAATCGAACCAGCTTTATTATTGCACATAGATTGTCTACAATTCGTGATGCTGATTTGATTCTGGTAATGGATAATGGAGATATTGTAGAGCAGGGAACTCATGATGAACTTCTTAAAAAAGGAGGAGTGTATTCCAAGCTTTATAATAGTCAATTTACCTATTCTTTAGAAAATGAATAAGTTAAAAAGTGAGAGTTATGGATGATTTGATCCCATGACTCTTAATCTTTAACTTAAATTATTATATTGCCTTAGTCTACGACAGTGCCGGGGTTAAGAATTTTATTAGGATCGAAAACCATTTTAATTCCACTCATAATATCAATTTCCCTTTGGGTAAACTGAAGAGGCATATATTTTTTTCGTGATTTTCCAGTACCATGTTCTGCAGTTATTGTACCACCGTATTTTAATGCAATTTTATACATTTCCTGTTTGAATTCTTCATAATAGGAAGGTAGTTTGCCATTTTCACTCATAATAAAATTGTGAATATTTCCATCTGCTATGTGGCCTACAGCGGGAATTATAGTATTGTATTTTTCAGCAAGAGCTGTTATGTCGTCAAAAAAATCAGGTACGGAGGATGGAGGAACTGCCATATCAAGACCGTCTGCTACATGTTCTTTAAAAGGAGTGTAGGCATTGCTGCGTATGTCCAAAAGATTTTTTTGCTCTTTTGAAGTTTCTGCTATAATACTGTCCACTGCATTATGTTTTTCACATATTTCTACAATTTTTTCACTGGTTGAGTATAATTCATCCTCGGTAGCTCCATCCAGCATAAACATCAAGTCTACAGAGCCTTTATTGGCAGGCCAGGTAGTTCCAAGGTGTTCTGCGGCTTTTTCTGAAATAAACCTATCCATATATTCAATAGCTAAAGGGGTAATTCCTTCCTGAAGTATTTTAGGTACTGTATCACAAGCTTCACGTCTTGTGTTAAAGGAAATTAAAAGGGTACCTGTATAATTATTTTTTGCGTAAAGCCTTAAAGTAACTTTTGTAACTATACCAAGAGTTCCTTCGCTTCCTATCATCATATGAAGCAAATCGTAACCCATATTGTTTTTTAAGAGCTTTCCACCAAAATTAACTATTTCTCCTGTAGGGAGAACTACTTCCAGTGATTTTACATGGTTTCTCATGATTCCGTGTTTTACAGCTTTTGTACCTCCCGCATTTTCCATAACCATGCCGCCAATTTGTGCACCTTCATCTCCAGGATGTATAGGAAAGAATAATTTACCCTGTTTATTTAATGATTGAAGTAAATCTGCTAAAGTAGTTCCTGACTCCACAGTAATCATCAAATTTTTTTCATCCAGTTCAATAATTTTATTCAATCTTTCAAGAGAAAGAATTATACTGGGTTTTATAGGTACTGTCGCACCACATACACCAGTGCCACCTCCTCTTGGAACCACAGGTGTTAATGTTTCATTGGCATATTTTAATATTTTAGATATTTCTTCTGGTGAACCAGGCTTAACTACTATACAATCCTCTGAGGGTCTAATACGAATTAAAGATTCAGTTTCATCATATAAATAACTTTCCATTTGGGATAAATCATTGGTAACCCAATCTTGTCCTACAACTTTTTTTAAATTTTCAACAATTTCTTCTTTCAATGTTTTACCTCCCTTTATAATCATCATTGTATATTTTTACAGTTTAAAATGGATACTATACTGCATATTATATAGGTTACATATAAAACATTCAATTGTTCATGATTAGATTTATAAACGAATTCTTAGAAGCCCTAGTATCATATTTACTATATTGCAAATAATATTAACAAAAATATATAGCAGGGGAGGAATCAATAAATGAATTCACAGGCAAGAGACAGCATTCATAAGGTGAAAGAATCATTAAAAAGTGCTCAACAAGGTTTGCAGATGGCTGCAAGAGAAGTAGAAAATTCCAACATTAAAAATCAAATAAGTAACCAATTAACTCAAGTTACTAATTGTCTTGGGGAATGTGAGAAAATAGCTTCCGGATTAAGCCAGCATAGAAATTGTTAATTATAATTATAAGGATCACCTCTAATACAAAATATGAAAACCATCAATTTGCCAATAATTGGTGGTCTTTTATATGTTTTTCAATAAATAATGTACAAACAGTAATTTTATGTAAATATTTCTCTCTTTTTTGATGTATAATAAAGCTTATCATACATATAATAAAAAAGTAATATTATATAGGATAAAAATATAATATTATTACAATTATGATAATTTATACATGTAAAAAATATTTAATGGGATTAAATATTTTTTAATTGAGTTTAAAATTTATCTTCTATAAAAAGAGAAAAAGGAGATGTCAAAATAGTGAGTAAAGATTGTCCCAAGATTGCTTATTTTTGTATGGAATTTGGATTACACTCTGATTTTAAAATCTATGCTGGGGGACTTGGAATATTAGCGGGAGATTATCTTAAAGCTGCTAAAGAAAATAATTTTCCTGTAACTGGTATAGGGATAAGATGGAAACAAGGTTACGTAGAACAGCATATAGATGACAAACAGAGAATAGTGGATTCTTTTTATAATTATGATTATGATTTTCTCCAGGATACGGGAATAAAAGTAAATGTAAAAATAAGAGGTAGAGTTGTACATTGTAAAGTGTGGAAGGTAGATTGTTTTGGTAATTCGGAACTTTATCTGCTGGATACAGATCTTCCGGAAAATTCTGATAGATGGATAACCGGCCAATTGTATGGATGGTTTGAAGAAGAAAGAATAGCCCAGGAAATGGTACTTGGAATAGGAGGGGTAAGGGCATTAAGAGCATTAAAGAAAGATATAGATATATACCATTTCAACGAAGGACACGCTGTTTTTGCTGGGTTTGAACTTATAAGAGAGAGAATTGGAAAGGGAGAAGATCCTTATGAGGCGTGGAGAAAATGTAGGGACAGTATTGTATTTACCACTCATACTCCTATTATAGAGGGAAATGAATCCCATGGTCTTGATATATTACAATATATGGATGCATATGATGGACTAGATAGGAATTTTATAGAACAAATAGGAGGAAATCCTTTCAATATGACTGTAGCAGGACTCAGACTTTCTAAAAAATCTAATGCAGTTTCAGCTATGCATGGAAAAACAGCAAATGAAATGTGGAAAAATATTCACAATAGAAGTGAAATTATAAGTATAACAAATGGAATAAATATTAATACCTGGGGAGATAAGCGTATTATAGAAGCTGCCAGAAAAAAAGAGAATCTATTGGAACTTCACATGAAGAATAAATTGAAGATAATACAGTATGTATATGAAGAAAAGGGAGTAGAACTAGATAAGGATAATTTGATTATAGGTTTTGCCAGGAGGGCAGCACCATATAAAAGAGGAGATTTGATATTTAGTAATGAAGAAAAAATTTCACCTCTTTTAAAAAGCAAAAAAGTACAAATAATAATATCATTAAAGGCACATCCTTTGGATTTTAGCGGAAAAGAAATAATAAAGCATATTTTAAATATACAAGAGAAGTATCCTCAATCTGTAGTTTTTCTAAATAATTACAATATGGAAAAAGGAGCACTACTTACAAGAGGAGTAGATATATGGTTGAACAATCCAAGGGTCACTAGGGAAGCTTGTGGTACTTCTGGAATGAAGGCTGCTGTAAATGGGGTATTGAATTTAAGTACTTTAGATGGATGGTGGCCAGAAGCTTGTTGGGATGGAGTCACAGGATGGCAGATAGGAAATGGATTTATAGGTAGAACTGAAAGTGAACAGGATATTTATGATGGAAAAAGTCTCTATGATGTATTAATCAATAAAGTTTTGGAAACTTATTATAATGATAAAAATAGGTGGAATGAAATGATGATAGCCAGTGTAAATGCAATGGTGGAAAGATATTCAGCAGATAGAATGATTATGGAATATTATGATAAAATGTATAACTAAGTGAAAAGGAATTATAATAAATATGAACTCAAAATTTTTTATAATCAGATAAAGTTATAAAAAACAAATTAATTAGTAAATTTCTACAATATTATCAATTAATTTTAAAGATAAAATTTATAAAGAAAAGAGTGATATAATGAAAATTTTAATGATTTCTTGGGAATACCCGCCTAAAACCATAGGTGGATTATCAAATCACGTATATTATCTATCCCATTCTCTTTGTGAGAAGGGAAATGAAGTTCATGTTATTACCTGTGAAGAAGGTACAGCACCTGTAGATGAAGATGACAAGGGAGTTTTTGTTCATAGGGTTACACCTTATGCTATAGATACTCAGGATTTTACCAAATGGGTAATGCAGCTTAATTTTGCCATGGTAGAAAGAGCAGTTAGATTGATAAATGAATGTGGAGAATTTGATTTAATACATGTTCATGATTGGCTTACTGCATTCTGTGCAAAGACTTTAAAATGGTCCTTTAGAATACCGGTAGTATGTACTATGCATGCTACAGAATATGGGAGAAATGGAGGTATAAATACTGTAACTCAAAGATATATCTCTGCTACAGAATGGATGCTTACCTATGAGTCATGGAAAGTGGTTGCCTGCAGTAATTATATGAAAAGCCAGATAAATAAGCTGTTTTCAACGCCAGAAGAGAAGATATGGGTTATTCCAAATGGAATCAATTTGGGAAAATTTAACTTTGAATTTGACTGGCTTTCCTTTAGAAGAAAATATGCCATGGATAATGAAAAGATAATCTTTTGCATAGGAAGGCATGTTTTTGAGAAAGGAATACACCTTCTTATAGAAGCAGCTCCTAATATAATAAGTAGATACAATGATTCCAAATTTATAATAGCAGGTACCGGTCCTATGACAGAGGAATTGAAGGATAAAGTTAGATATTCTGGATTAGCAGATAAATTCTTATTTACAGGATATATGGATGAATCAGAAAAGAATAAATTATACAGAGTATCTAGTGCAGCAGTATTTCCATCTCTTTATGAACCTTTTGGCATTGTAGCTCTGGAGGCTATGGCAGCAGGGTGTCCTGTAGTTGTTTCAGATACAGGTGGATTAAGCGAGATTGTGGATCATGGAGAAAATGGACTTAAATGTATAAATGGAAATTCCAATAGTATAGCAGATAATATAGTTCAGCTGTTATATGATGAGGCCTTTGCTAAGCATATAAGTGATAATGGAAAAAATACTGTAAAAGATAGATTCACATGGGATAAGGTAGGGGATCTTACTATGAAAATGTATGATGAAGTTTTAGAGGAAGCTGGTGGCACGGAATGGAGAAAGTTGGAGATGGAAAATAATAATAAATCTTTTAGAGAAGACTATAAGGTATATAAAAGTTTAAATGAGGAAAATAAGGATTTAGCGGAAGTTGCAAAAACTAATCATAATGAGCCTGCAAAAGATAATTTTAAAAAGGAAGAGATTTTAGAATATTATGAGGATCTTAGAGAAAGTAGACAGGAAGATAAAAAAGAACAGGAAGATGCGAAAGTAAAAGTAGGAGCTAGAGTTAAAGGTAAAAGTCAGACTGCAGGAAGAAAAAGAACCAGTACTAAAAATAAAGAAAAAAGTAAGGTTTAAATATTAAAAATGGATAAAGGGTGTGATGGTTGTGAAAGCTGTAATAATGGCCGGAGGAGAGGGAACCAGGTTAAGGCCTTTAACCTGTAACATACCTAAACCCATGATGCCCATTATGGGCAAACCCATAATGGAATATGCATTAGAACTACTTAAGAGTACGGGCATAGAAGATATTGGAGCCACCCTACAATATTTGCCCGATGAAATAATAAATTATTTTGGGGATGGCAAAGATTTTGGAGTAAATATAAGTTATTTTATAGAAGAAACCCCTTTAGGAACTGCAGGAAGTGTTAAAAATGCAGAGGCATTTTTAAATGACACATTTATTGTTATAAGTGGAGATGCCCTTACAGATATAGATTTATCCAGAGCAATTGCCTATCATAAAAGTAAAGGTGCGGTAGCCACTTTGGTGCTTAAGGAAGAACCGGTACCTTTGGAATTTGGAGTGGTAGTTACAGATGATAAAGGAAAGGTAACTGGTTTTTTGGAAAAGCCGGGATGGGGGGAAGTATTCAGTGACAAGATAAATACAGGAATATATATTTTAGAACCGGATATTTTTAAATATTATGATAAAAATAAGAAATTTGATTTCAGCAGAGACCTTTTTCCTATTTTGCTTAGGGAAAAAGTACCTGTGTTTGGGTATGTATCACAGGGATATTGGTGTGATATAGGAAATATTGATCAGTACATGAAATGTCATTTTGATATATTAAAGGGACTTGCAAGTGTAAATATAAAAGCACAAAAATATAGTGAGGATATATGGATGGGAGAAGACTGTGAAATAAGCCCTCAGGCTAAGATTTCAACACCTGTATATATAGGAAGGGGCAGTAAAATATATAAAAATGCCCAGATTGGTCCCTATACTGTATTGGGAGAGAACAATATCATATGTTCTGATGCTACCATAAAAAGGAGTGTGCTTTTTAATAACTGTTATATAGGGGACAAAGCACAGATAAGAGGTGCTGTACTCTGTAAAAAAGTTCAAATTAAATCTCAGTGTTCTGTATTTGAAGAAGCTGCTCTTGGAAATGACACTATTATAAGGGATAAGGCCATAATAAAGCCGGGAGTTAAAATATGGCCCAATAAGATAATAGAAAGTGGCACTTTGGTAAACTCTAATATTATATGGAAAGAAAAAGCATCAAAATCCATTTTTGGCAAGAATGGTATTAGTGGAGAGATAAATGTAGATATAACTCCAGAGTGTGTATCAAGACTTGGTTCTGCCTATGGCTCTGTTCTAAAGGCAGATTCCAGGGTTGCCATAGCCTGCAGTGATAATGGAGCGGCACAGATGTTCAAATATTCCCTGGCCACAGGGCTTTTATCCATGGGTATGGAGGTCATGGACTTAAAAAAGATGCCAATGGCTTTTATAAGACAGTCAATTCTCTTTTTTGGAGCTCAGGCAGGAATTTATGTATGTGTAAATAGAAATGCACCGGAGAAGGTTACTATAATATTTATGGATAAAAATGGTCTTAATATAGACAGAGCAATGGAGAGAAAAATAGAAAGCAGTTTCACAAGAGAGGACTTTAGAAGAGTTAAACCAGATAAGTTTAAGCACATGGAACATATATACAATTGTCTGGAGTATTATGAAAGACAGCTTATAAATGGACTTTCTATTGAAAATATAAAAAGCCAGAAGTACAGGGCAGTTTTAAGTATAGAAGATCCCATGGTACTTGAAGTAATGAG
This window encodes:
- a CDS encoding MarR family winged helix-turn-helix transcriptional regulator, with the protein product MTEGNKGILIVAKMKSILFSFKKNMSNKFNPFNLTGTQGMLIGILHRHGQMKISDLSEKMGLSNSTVSGIVDRLEKQGLVKRIRSKTDRRVVYISVTEKFKKSFHHNFCEIEKKFEDIIDGVPSHEIDKILEGLNLLEKLINEKK
- a CDS encoding FAD-binding oxidoreductase; translated protein: MKEEIVENLKKVVGQDWVTNDLSQMESYLYDETESLIRIRPSEDCIVVKPGSPEEISKILKYANETLTPVVPRGGGTGVCGATVPIKPSIILSLERLNKIIELDEKNLMITVESGTTLADLLQSLNKQGKLFFPIHPGDEGAQIGGMVMENAGGTKAVKHGIMRNHVKSLEVVLPTGEIVNFGGKLLKNNMGYDLLHMMIGSEGTLGIVTKVTLRLYAKNNYTGTLLISFNTRREACDTVPKILQEGITPLAIEYMDRFISEKAAEHLGTTWPANKGSVDLMFMLDGATEDELYSTSEKIVEICEKHNAVDSIIAETSKEQKNLLDIRSNAYTPFKEHVADGLDMAVPPSSVPDFFDDITALAEKYNTIIPAVGHIADGNIHNFIMSENGKLPSYYEEFKQEMYKIALKYGGTITAEHGTGKSRKKYMPLQFTQREIDIMSGIKMVFDPNKILNPGTVVD
- a CDS encoding glycosyltransferase; its protein translation is MKILMISWEYPPKTIGGLSNHVYYLSHSLCEKGNEVHVITCEEGTAPVDEDDKGVFVHRVTPYAIDTQDFTKWVMQLNFAMVERAVRLINECGEFDLIHVHDWLTAFCAKTLKWSFRIPVVCTMHATEYGRNGGINTVTQRYISATEWMLTYESWKVVACSNYMKSQINKLFSTPEEKIWVIPNGINLGKFNFEFDWLSFRRKYAMDNEKIIFCIGRHVFEKGIHLLIEAAPNIISRYNDSKFIIAGTGPMTEELKDKVRYSGLADKFLFTGYMDESEKNKLYRVSSAAVFPSLYEPFGIVALEAMAAGCPVVVSDTGGLSEIVDHGENGLKCINGNSNSIADNIVQLLYDEAFAKHISDNGKNTVKDRFTWDKVGDLTMKMYDEVLEEAGGTEWRKLEMENNNKSFREDYKVYKSLNEENKDLAEVAKTNHNEPAKDNFKKEEILEYYEDLRESRQEDKKEQEDAKVKVGARVKGKSQTAGRKRTSTKNKEKSKV
- a CDS encoding ABC transporter ATP-binding protein, with protein sequence MIKLIKYLKPFVAMIIMAVVLLFVQAMCDLALPDYTSNIVNKGIQQGGILDAVPQAIRQSEMNKTQLLMNEEDKEEVFKSYKFIDKSSKDYEEYLKEYPNLKNEPIFVIKDIKKSEREKLNNIMGRAILRVSSIEKIKSNSENGIISFNGFKVPVDTDLFAVISSMPYNQREEIIKGIDDKISNLDESMITQSAVSKVKAEYKALGMNTDKMQNRYIINTGMIMLLISLLGGVCTIIVGFLASKTAAGLARNLRKNIFEKVEKFSNKEFDDFSTASLITRSTNDITQIQMLMVIMIRMVFYAPIMGIGGVIRAIQKSSSMSWIIAVAVIVLLGLIFIIFAVAFPKFKIIQKLIDRLNLVTRESLSGMMVIRAFNTQDFQEERFDRANKDVTNTNLFVNRVMACMMPVMMLIMNGITLIIVWIGSHEVANASMQVGDMMAFMQYAMQIIMAFLMLAVMFILIPRASVSAQRIDEVFRKEILISDPKIPKHFDDSVKGVVEFKNVSFRYPGAEEDILKNISFKALPGKTTAFIGSTGSGKTTLINLIMRFYDIKEGEVFVNGINVKEVSQQELRNKIGYVPQKSYLFSGTIESNLKYANKNAAEKDIKNAAEVAQALEFINTKPEGFKTEISQGGSNVSGGQKQRLSIARALLKKPEIYLFDDSFSALDFKTDAALRKALEKETASCTFLIVAQRVSTIMDADEIIVLDNGSIVGMGTHKELMKNCDVYKEIALSQLSKEELA
- the glgP gene encoding alpha-glucan family phosphorylase codes for the protein MSKDCPKIAYFCMEFGLHSDFKIYAGGLGILAGDYLKAAKENNFPVTGIGIRWKQGYVEQHIDDKQRIVDSFYNYDYDFLQDTGIKVNVKIRGRVVHCKVWKVDCFGNSELYLLDTDLPENSDRWITGQLYGWFEEERIAQEMVLGIGGVRALRALKKDIDIYHFNEGHAVFAGFELIRERIGKGEDPYEAWRKCRDSIVFTTHTPIIEGNESHGLDILQYMDAYDGLDRNFIEQIGGNPFNMTVAGLRLSKKSNAVSAMHGKTANEMWKNIHNRSEIISITNGININTWGDKRIIEAARKKENLLELHMKNKLKIIQYVYEEKGVELDKDNLIIGFARRAAPYKRGDLIFSNEEKISPLLKSKKVQIIISLKAHPLDFSGKEIIKHILNIQEKYPQSVVFLNNYNMEKGALLTRGVDIWLNNPRVTREACGTSGMKAAVNGVLNLSTLDGWWPEACWDGVTGWQIGNGFIGRTESEQDIYDGKSLYDVLINKVLETYYNDKNRWNEMMIASVNAMVERYSADRMIMEYYDKMYN
- a CDS encoding ABC transporter ATP-binding protein — protein: MSKKGRKHAKGPGGMIQGGEKANNFKGTMKNLIRYMNEYKVSVIVVVIFAAVSASFSIIGPKMLGNATTKLFEGIMNKLSGSGTGVDFNYIGKIIVILGALYLISSLFAYIQGWIMSGVSMKVSYKMRKEISQKINKLPLKYFDGTNQGEVLSRVTNDVDTLSQTLNQSLTQIITSVTTVIGVFIMMLSISVLMTVVALCIIPLSMIIMMFIIKYSQKYFKEQQDYLGHVNGHVEEMYGGHIVMKAFNGEKDSIEKFDKLNNTLYKSAWKSQFLTSIVMPVMNFVSNLGYVGVCVLGGWLAIKKTIEVGDIQAFIQYVRSFTQPITQIANISNILQQTAASAERVFEFLEEEEEVSEVQNPVKIEDVAGSVEFKNVQFAYNSDKIVINDFSARINPGRKVAIVGPTGAGKTTIVKLLMRFYDVNKGAILVDGHDIREYTRRDLRSMFGMVLQDTWLYNGSIMENIRYGKLQAKDEEVKAAAKAAYVDGFVHTLPGGYDMILNEETSNISQGQKQLLTIARAILSDPKILILDEATSSVDTRTEVRIKKAMRNLMKNRTSFIIAHRLSTIRDADLILVMDNGDIVEQGTHDELLKKGGVYSKLYNSQFTYSLENE